A single window of Rhodamnia argentea isolate NSW1041297 chromosome 5, ASM2092103v1, whole genome shotgun sequence DNA harbors:
- the LOC115742013 gene encoding coatomer subunit alpha-2 has protein sequence MLTKFETKSNRVKGLSFHSKRPWILASLHSGVIQLWDYRMGTLIDRFDEHDGPVRGVHFHKSQPLFVSGGDDYKIKVWNYKTCRCLFTLLGHLDYIRTVQFHHEHPWIVSASDDQTIRIWNWQSRTCISVLTGHNHYVMCASFHPKEDLVVSASLDQTIRVWDITALKKKTASPGDDLLRLSQMNTDLFGGVDAVVKYVLEGHDRGVNWAAFHHTLPLIVSGADDRQVKLWRMNDTKAWEVDTLRGHMNNVSCVMFHAKQDIIVSNSEDKSIRVWDATKRTGIQTFRREHDRFWILASHPEMNLLAAGHDSGMIVFKLERERPAFAVSSDLIFYTKERFLRCYEFSSQRDTQVIPIRRPGSTGLNQCPKTLSYSPTENAVLICSDVDGGSYELYVIAKDTASRGDGVQEAKRGAGGSAVFVARNRFAVLDKSSNQVLVKNLKNEIVKKSGLPFPADAIFYAGTGNLLCRSEDRVYIFDLQQRLVLGDLQTPFIKYVVWSNDMESVALLSKHAIVIAGKKLLHQCTLHETIRVKSGAWDDNGVFIYTTLNHIKYCLPNGDNGIIRTLDVPIYITKVAGNTIFCLDRDGKNRAIVIDSTEYMFKLSLLKKRYDHVMSMIRNSQLCGQAMIAYLQQKGFPEVALHFVKDERTRFNLALESGNIQIAVASAKEIDEKDHWYRLGVEALRQGNAGIVEYAYQRTKNFERLSFLYLITGNMDKLNKMLKIAEVKNDVMGQFHNALYLGDVRERIKILENAGHLPLAYITASAHGLQDVAERLEVELGDSLPSLPERKQPSLLMPPMPVMCGSDWPLLRVMKGIFEGGLDNVGKGTADEEEEEAEGDWGEELDMVDVNGLANGDVTAIMEDGEVGEENEEGGWDLEDLELPPEAETPRASVNARSVVFVAPTPGMPVSQIWTQRSSLAAEHAAAGNFDTAMRLLSRQLGIRNFTPLQSMFLDLHTGSHTYLRAFPSASVVSLAVERGWSESASPNVRGPPALAFNFSQLEEKLKAGYRATTAGKFTEALRLFLSILHTIPLVVVESRREVDEVKELIIIVKEYVVGMQMELKRREIKDNPVRQQELAAYFTHCNLQMPHLRLALQNAMNVCYKAKNLATAGNFARRLLETNPTIENQARTARQVLQAAERNMIDASELNYDFRNPFVICGATYVPIYRGQKDVSCPYCSSRFVPSQEGQLCTVCDLAVVGADASGLLCSPSQVR, from the exons ATGTTGACGAAGTTTGAGACAAAGAGTAATCGGGTGAAGGGGCTCAGTTTCCACAGTAAGAGACCGTGGATACTCGCGTCCCTCCACAGTGGCGTGATCCAGCTATGGGATTACCGCATGGGGACTCTGATTGATCGTTTCGATGAGCATGACGGCCCTGTTCGTGGGGTGCATTTTCACAAGTCACAACCTCTTTTCGTGTCCGGAG GAGACGATTACAAGATTAAAGTTTGGAACTATAAGACATGCAGGTGTCTTTTTACCCTTCTAGGACATCTTGATTACATCCGTACTGTGCAGTTCCATCATGAGCATCCATGGATAGTGAGTGCCAGTGATGATCAGACTATTCGCATATGGAACTGGCAGTCTCGCACTTGCATTTCTGTCTTGACAGGTCACAATCATTATGTCATGTGTGCTTCATTCCACCCAAAAGAGGACCTTGTCGTCTCAGCTTCCCTCGATCAAACTATTCGTGTGTGGGATATAACTGCCTTAAAAAAGAAGACAGCCTCCCCAGGTGATGACTTACTGCGGCTGAGTCAGATGAATACAGACTTATTTGGTGGTGTGGATGCTGTTGTCAAGTATGTCTTGGAAGGCCATGACCGAGGAGTCAATTGGGCTGCATTTCATCACACCCTGCCGCTGATTGTCTCTGGAGCAGATGATCGCCAAGTAAAGTTATGGCGCATGAATG ATACCAAGGCTTGGGAAGTGGACACTCTCAGAGGGCACATGAACAACGTGTCCTGTGTTATGTTCCATGCAAAGCAAGACATAATTGTATCCAATTCAGAAGACAAAAGTATTCGCGTTTGGGATGCAACAAAGCGAACTGGAATTCAAACTTTTCGACGTGAGCATGACCGTTTCTGGATACTTGCTTCTCACCCCGAAATGAATCTTTTGGCAGCTGGTCATGACAGTGGCATGATAGTGTTCAAGCTGGAGAGAGAGCGACCTGCCTTTGCTGTGAGCAGTGATCTTATTTTTTACACCAAAGAACGTTTCTTGCGCTGTTATGAGTTTTCTAGTCAAAGGGACACACAGGTTATTCCTATTCGACGCCCTGGATCTACTGGCCTCAACCAATGTCCAAAGACGCTCTCTTATAGTCCTACAGAAAATGCTGTTCTTATTTGCTCTGATGTTGATGGAGGATCTTATGAACTGTATGTCATCGCGAAAGACACTGCCAGTAGGGGTGATGGTGTTCAAGAGGCAAAGAGAGGTGCTGGAGGATCTGCTGTTTTTGTGGCTCGGAATAGGTTTGCAGTGCTTGACAAAAGTAGTAATCAAGTATTGGTCAAGAATCTAAAAAATGAGATTGTGAAGAAAAGTGGGCTTCCTTTTCCTGCAGATGCAATCTTTTATGCTGGAACTGGTAACTTGCTGTGTAGGTCAGAAGACAGAGTTTATATATTTGATCTCCAGCAGAGGTTGGTTCTTGGTGATCTGCAGACCCCTTTTATCAAATACGTTGTCTGGTCAAATGACATGGAAAGTGTTGCCTTGCTCAGCAAACATGCAATTGTTATTGCTGGCAAGAAGCTTCTCCACCAATGCACTCTCCATGAGACCATTCGTGTAAAGAGTGGAGCCTGGGACGACAATGGAGTATTCATCTACACTACACTGAACCACATTAAGTACTGCCTCCCTAATGGTGATAATGGAATAATTCGAACTCTTGATGTCCCTATCTACATCACGAAGGTTGCAGGGAATACCATCTTTTGTTTGGATCGTGATGGAAAGAATAGAGCTATAGTTATCGATTCCACAGAGTATATGTTCAAGTTATCTCTCCTGAAGAAGAGATATGATCATGTTATGAGCATGATAAGGAACTCTCAGCTTTGTGGACAGGCTATGATTGCATATCTGCAGCAAAAGGGGTTTCCTGAAGTGGCTCTTCATTTTGTTAAGGATGAGAGGACACGGTTCAATTTGGCTCTAGAGAGTGGCAACATTCAAATTGCAGTTGCATCAGCTAAGGAAATTGATGAGAAGGACCATTGGTATAGATTGGGGGTTGAGGCCCTTCGTCAAGGCAATGCGGGAATTGTTGAGTATGCATATCAGAGAACAAAGAACTTTGAGAGGCTCTCTTTTCTCTATCTCATAACTGGAAATATGGACAAACTGaacaaaatgttgaaaattgCTGAAGTTAAGAATGATGTCATGGGGCAATTTCATAACGCTCTGTATTTAGGTGATGTTCGAGAGCGTATTAAGATATTAGAGAATGCTGGGCACTTGCCTCTTGCCTATATTACTGCTTCTGCTCATGGGCTGCAGGATGTTGCTGAAAGATTGGAAGTCGAATTGGGAGATTCGCTTCCATCTTTGCCAGAGAGGAAGCAACCTTCCCTTCTGATGCCCCCAATGCCTGTCATGTGTGGTAGTGATTGGCCTCTTTTGAGAGTCATGAAAGGCATATTTGAAGGTGGGCTGGACAATGTTGGCAAGGGTACtgcagatgaagaagaagaggaggctgAAGGTGATTGGGGAGAGGAGCTTGATATGGTTGATGTGAATGGTTTAGCAAATGGTGATGTGACAGCTATTATGGAGGATGGTGAAGTTGGTGAAGAAAATGAGGAGGGAGGCTGGGATCTCGAAGATTTGGAGCTTCCTCCCGAGGCAGAAACTCCAAGGGCTTCTGTCAATGCTCGCTCCGTGGTTTTTGTGGCCCCTACTCCTGGCATGCCAGTAAGTCAAATATGGACACAAAGATCATCTCTTGCTGCTGAACATGCGGCTGCTGGTAATTTTGATACTGCAATGAGGTTGTTGAGTAGGCAACTTGGAATTCGGAATTTTACTCCTTTGCAGTCTATGTTCCTTGATCTCCACACTGGCAGCCACACCTATCTACGTGCATTTCCTTCTGCTTCAGTGGTATCACTGGCTGTCGAGCGTGGTTGGAGTGAGTCTGCTAGCCCAAATGTCCGGGGTCCGCCAGCACTTGCGTTCAACTTCTCTCAATTGGAAGAGAAGCTTAAGGCTGGTTATCGTGCCACCACAGCTGGGAAATTCACTGAGGCTCTTCGGCTTTTCCTGAGTATTCTCCACACAATTCCACTTGTCGTGGTTGAATCAAGAAGGGAagtcgatgaagtcaaggagCTGATCATCATTGTTAAAGAATATGTCGTAGGTATGCAAATGGAGCTTAAGAGGAGAGAAATTAAGGACAATCCAGTTCGCCAGCAGGAACTTGCGGCCTACTTCACTCACTGCAATCTGCAAATGCCTCACTTGCGGCTCGCCTTACAGAATGCGATGAATGTCTGCTACAAGGCAAAAAACCTTGCTACCGCTGGTAACTTTGCTCGACGGCTTCTGGAGACCAATCCCACCATTGAAAACCAAGCAAGGACAGCAAGGCAAGTTCTGCAGGCTGCTGAGAGGAATATGATAGATGCTTCTGAGCTAAATTACGATTTCAGAAACCCATTTGTGATCTGTGGAGCAACGTACGTGCCTATATACCGAGGGCAGAAGGATGTCTCTTGTCCATACTGTAGCTCCCGGTTTGTGCCAAGCCAGGAAGGACAGCTTTGTACTGTGTGTGATCTTGCTGTGGTTGGGGCAGATGCTTCAGGATTACTGTGCTCCCCATCTCAGGTGCGATGA